In one Dermatophilaceae bacterium Sec6.4 genomic region, the following are encoded:
- a CDS encoding coenzyme F420-0:L-glutamate ligase — protein sequence MVDPPGIALVPVRGMPEVITGDDLAVLIMTALTASGIALVEGDILVVTSKVVSKAAGLWADPDRRAALVLEQSTAVVAERRTATSHTRVVTARSGPVLAGAGIDASNSDDDRLLLLPADPDAAAADLHRKLRRHLPDEARIAVLLTDTAGRPWRAGLVDIALGCSGLCGIDDLRGTSDTHGRDLAVTVRNLADEIAAAADLVKGKLDRVPIAIVRGLPHLVLEHGPGTPARDLVRSGPTDWFALGRAEAVRDALGIPAGSELSESVGIESVAPEPLPDRVARAVRIALHGHEGAGGDVGQDGHRVDLSARDSLTLGRVWARLEIALAGERLTCAATHNEAGVTLQVRER from the coding sequence GTGGTTGACCCACCCGGTATTGCTCTGGTCCCCGTCCGGGGCATGCCGGAGGTCATCACCGGCGATGACCTGGCTGTCCTCATCATGACTGCGCTGACTGCGTCTGGCATCGCCCTGGTCGAGGGAGACATCCTCGTGGTGACCAGCAAGGTGGTCTCCAAGGCTGCCGGGCTGTGGGCCGACCCGGACCGTCGCGCAGCGCTGGTACTGGAGCAGTCGACCGCCGTCGTTGCGGAGCGGCGCACGGCGACATCCCATACCCGGGTCGTTACTGCCCGTAGCGGCCCCGTCCTCGCAGGCGCGGGTATCGATGCCTCCAACTCCGACGACGACCGTCTGCTGCTGCTGCCCGCCGATCCGGATGCTGCAGCTGCCGATCTGCATCGCAAACTGCGCCGCCACCTGCCGGACGAAGCGCGGATAGCGGTGCTCCTGACCGACACCGCAGGTCGACCGTGGCGCGCCGGACTGGTCGATATCGCGTTGGGCTGCAGCGGGCTGTGCGGCATCGACGACCTCCGCGGTACCAGCGACACCCACGGCCGCGATCTGGCCGTCACCGTGCGTAACCTCGCGGACGAGATCGCCGCCGCCGCCGATCTCGTCAAGGGAAAGCTGGACCGGGTGCCCATCGCGATCGTGCGCGGACTGCCGCATCTGGTCCTCGAACACGGCCCGGGCACACCGGCTCGTGATCTCGTGCGCTCGGGGCCGACCGACTGGTTTGCCCTGGGTCGCGCCGAAGCTGTCCGCGATGCCCTGGGCATCCCCGCGGGTAGCGAGCTGTCGGAAAGCGTGGGAATCGAATCAGTGGCCCCGGAGCCGCTACCGGATCGGGTCGCGCGGGCCGTCCGTATTGCCCTGCACGGACATGAAGGGGCCGGCGGTGACGTCGGGCAGGACGGTCATCGCGTCGACCTCAGCGCCCGGGACAGCCTCACCCTGGGACGCGTGTGGGCGCGCCTGGAGATCGCGCTGGCGGGCGAACGGCTCACTTGTGCGGCGACCCACAACGAGGCGGGCGTGACCCTGCAGGTACGCGAACGCTGA
- a CDS encoding GntR family transcriptional regulator translates to MVKTTGDMADPFDALVHARAGMAVQSTADRVANVLRDQIAEGLLRCGMQLPEQQICAALAVSRNTVREALTQLIGERVLVREAHRGVFVATPGVETVRDIYRARRILEPAVLRTVDPTPSATAALRAAVAEGQRAAAVDDGDGVGSANQHFHRELVALAGSERLDHQMALLLAEMRLVFHQVGPSQEFHLPYLADNDAICAFLEAGDRLGASDYLTGYLDRACAALLSAIADKSIAEK, encoded by the coding sequence GTGGTGAAGACGACAGGGGATATGGCTGACCCGTTCGATGCGTTGGTGCACGCCAGAGCGGGTATGGCGGTGCAGAGCACGGCGGACCGCGTCGCCAATGTGCTGCGCGACCAAATTGCCGAGGGTCTGCTCCGCTGCGGTATGCAGCTGCCCGAGCAGCAGATCTGTGCGGCTCTGGCCGTCTCTCGCAATACCGTGCGCGAGGCGTTGACACAGCTCATCGGTGAACGGGTGCTGGTCCGGGAAGCGCACCGCGGGGTGTTCGTGGCCACTCCCGGTGTCGAGACGGTCCGCGATATCTATCGGGCCCGACGCATTCTGGAACCCGCCGTGCTGCGCACTGTTGATCCCACGCCCTCGGCCACCGCAGCTCTGCGAGCCGCAGTGGCCGAGGGTCAGCGGGCCGCCGCCGTCGACGACGGGGACGGGGTGGGCAGTGCGAACCAGCACTTCCACCGCGAACTCGTCGCCCTGGCAGGTAGCGAACGCCTCGACCATCAGATGGCGTTGCTCCTGGCCGAGATGCGCCTGGTCTTCCACCAGGTGGGCCCATCGCAGGAGTTCCACCTGCCGTATCTGGCCGACAACGACGCGATCTGCGCCTTTCTGGAGGCCGGCGACCGGCTCGGGGCGTCCGACTACCTGACCGGGTACCTCGATCGTGCCTGCGCCGCCCTGCTGTCCGCCATCGCCGACAAGTCGATCGCCGAGAAGTAG
- the cofD gene encoding 2-phospho-L-lactate transferase, with product MHITALAGGVGGARFLRGLLHHLKDRPGGPHRLTVIANTGDDITLFGLRVCPDVDTLLYTLGGGVHEEQGWGRAGETFDVQAELAAYGATPQWFGLGDRDFGTHIVRSQWLGQGVSLSDVTARLAGRWGLPEQGVSLLPMTDTPVETHVVIDDGDAQRAIHFQEWWVRLQAAVPARRFVVAGLDKAAAAPGVLDAIRQADVVLLPPSNPVVSIGIILSVPGVRDALRGTSAPVVGVCPLVGGAPVRGHADACLAALDVPVTAAGVAGLYADFLGGWLVDEADRDATYDSRLQVRTAPLLMTSVQAAGEMAGAALDLAEELPRRG from the coding sequence ATGCACATCACCGCATTGGCCGGCGGAGTCGGCGGCGCCCGGTTCCTGCGCGGCCTGCTCCACCACCTGAAGGATCGACCGGGCGGTCCGCACCGCCTCACCGTGATCGCGAATACCGGCGATGACATCACCCTGTTCGGGTTGCGGGTCTGCCCCGATGTGGACACGCTGCTCTACACCCTCGGCGGTGGCGTCCACGAAGAGCAGGGTTGGGGCCGTGCCGGTGAGACCTTCGACGTCCAGGCCGAGCTCGCCGCATACGGCGCGACACCGCAGTGGTTCGGGCTCGGCGACCGGGATTTCGGCACACATATCGTGCGTAGTCAGTGGTTGGGACAGGGGGTCAGCCTGAGCGACGTGACCGCACGGCTCGCAGGCCGTTGGGGGTTGCCGGAGCAGGGCGTGAGCCTGTTGCCGATGACCGACACCCCTGTGGAGACGCACGTGGTGATCGACGACGGCGACGCGCAACGCGCGATCCATTTCCAGGAGTGGTGGGTGCGACTACAGGCGGCAGTGCCCGCGCGGCGCTTCGTGGTCGCTGGGCTGGACAAGGCCGCGGCAGCCCCAGGGGTCCTGGACGCGATCAGGCAGGCAGACGTCGTGCTGCTGCCACCCAGTAACCCGGTGGTCTCGATCGGGATCATCCTGTCGGTGCCGGGGGTGCGCGATGCGCTGCGCGGCACATCGGCGCCCGTCGTGGGCGTCTGCCCGCTGGTCGGGGGCGCGCCGGTACGTGGACACGCGGATGCGTGCCTGGCTGCGCTGGACGTGCCCGTGACCGCGGCGGGAGTTGCCGGCCTGTATGCGGACTTCCTGGGCGGGTGGCTGGTCGACGAGGCCGACCGGGACGCGACCTACGACTCGCGCCTGCAGGTCCGCACCGCTCCCCTGCTGATGACCTCGGTCCAGGCGGCGGGCGAGATGGCCGGGGCCGCACTGGACCTTGCCGAGGAGCTGCCACGGCGTGGTTGA
- a CDS encoding C1 family peptidase, which yields MSEATTTALTPDDIELLRKEFRSQSTYRVMQNALTVTALKDVALDREIVTRTDTSMSHRLDDWKVTNQEKSGRCWLFAGLNLLRVGAARRMGLKDFEFSQNHLLFWDKLERCNYFMDSVVRLRDRPSDDRTLGFVLDEVMGDGGQWNMFVALVQKHGLVPKQAMPETQSSAQTAPMNAVLQSLLRQAARDLRAAAVKDVDGIRAQVMSTAYRILAMHLGSPPETVDWQWTDKDKQFHRDTTQTPQEFAARYVEQDLSDYVCLVDDPRQSSPRGATFTVDELGNVVGGAPVTYLNVEPDLLKSIAAAAISGGEPVWFGCDVGKMMAGDLGIWDADLYDYDGVYDAQLGMDKAGRLEFHDTLMTHAMLLTGVDLDGDTPRKWRVENSWGDSKADQGFYTMNDSWFAPYVFEIAAHKDRLPVELRAALDTEPIVLPAWDPMGALAR from the coding sequence ATGAGCGAAGCAACGACAACAGCCCTGACTCCCGACGACATCGAACTGCTGCGCAAAGAGTTCCGGTCCCAGTCCACCTACCGGGTCATGCAGAACGCTCTCACCGTGACGGCCCTCAAGGACGTGGCGCTCGACCGCGAGATCGTGACGCGCACCGACACGTCGATGTCCCACCGGTTGGACGACTGGAAGGTCACCAATCAGGAGAAGAGTGGACGGTGTTGGCTGTTCGCCGGTCTCAACCTGCTGCGGGTGGGCGCGGCGCGCCGGATGGGCCTGAAGGACTTCGAATTCTCCCAGAACCACCTGCTGTTCTGGGACAAGTTGGAGCGTTGCAACTACTTCATGGACTCCGTCGTCCGGCTGCGTGACCGCCCCAGCGACGACCGCACCCTCGGTTTCGTCCTCGACGAGGTGATGGGCGACGGCGGCCAGTGGAACATGTTCGTAGCACTGGTCCAGAAGCATGGCCTGGTCCCGAAGCAGGCGATGCCCGAGACGCAGTCGTCAGCACAGACCGCGCCGATGAACGCGGTACTGCAGTCGTTGCTACGCCAGGCTGCGCGTGATCTGCGGGCCGCCGCGGTGAAGGACGTGGACGGCATCAGAGCGCAGGTGATGTCGACGGCGTACCGGATCCTGGCAATGCATCTGGGCAGCCCGCCGGAGACCGTTGACTGGCAGTGGACCGACAAGGACAAACAGTTCCACCGCGACACCACACAGACCCCGCAGGAGTTCGCCGCCCGGTACGTCGAGCAGGACCTGAGCGACTACGTCTGCCTGGTGGACGACCCCCGGCAGAGCAGCCCGCGCGGGGCCACCTTCACCGTCGACGAGCTCGGCAACGTCGTGGGCGGAGCGCCCGTGACCTACCTCAATGTCGAGCCCGACCTGCTGAAAAGCATTGCCGCGGCGGCGATCAGCGGTGGTGAGCCCGTCTGGTTCGGGTGCGATGTAGGCAAGATGATGGCCGGCGACCTCGGCATCTGGGACGCCGATCTCTACGACTACGACGGTGTCTACGACGCCCAGCTCGGTATGGACAAGGCAGGACGGCTGGAGTTCCACGACACGCTGATGACGCACGCAATGTTGCTGACCGGGGTGGACCTGGACGGGGACACCCCGCGCAAGTGGCGGGTGGAGAACTCCTGGGGCGACAGCAAGGCTGACCAGGGGTTCTACACGATGAACGATTCCTGGTTTGCGCCGTACGTGTTCGAGATCGCGGCGCACAAGGATCGACTGCCCGTCGAACTTCGGGCAGCGCTGGACACCGAGCCGATCGTGCTTCCGGCCTGGGACCCGATGGGTGCTCTCGCCAGATAG
- a CDS encoding DNA-3-methyladenine glycosylase 2 family protein, with product MSDAGPDAVAEWAPGRPVPLSEILAPLRRGSGDPTWRVHDGAIWRGLQTPHGPATVRMWRRTERAAQLQAWGPGAQWCAEAYPDWLGRRDDVSGFEVHHAQLRDVARRAEHWRVGRTGLVMEALVPAILEQRVTGRQAFAAYRALVARFGSVAPGPGERLGLRCPPDLPGWRAIPSWEWLRAGVDAQRADTVMRVLPVARRLEECTQLPLATAWRRLSSIPGVGVWTVAETFQRALGDADAVSFGDYHVAADIGWALTGAPVDDLALEALLTPYVGHRYRVQRLVLAGHLTRPRRGARITLPTHLP from the coding sequence GTGAGTGACGCCGGCCCGGATGCAGTTGCGGAGTGGGCGCCCGGGCGACCGGTGCCACTGAGTGAAATTCTGGCGCCGTTGCGTCGCGGATCCGGCGACCCGACGTGGCGGGTGCATGACGGGGCGATCTGGCGCGGTCTTCAGACACCACACGGACCCGCCACCGTCCGGATGTGGCGGCGTACCGAACGCGCCGCGCAGCTGCAGGCGTGGGGGCCGGGCGCGCAGTGGTGTGCCGAGGCCTACCCGGACTGGCTCGGTCGACGCGATGACGTCTCCGGGTTCGAGGTGCACCACGCTCAGCTGCGCGATGTTGCGCGCCGAGCAGAACACTGGCGGGTCGGTCGCACGGGTCTGGTGATGGAGGCTCTGGTGCCGGCCATCCTGGAGCAGCGGGTAACGGGCAGGCAGGCGTTTGCTGCATACCGTGCCCTGGTCGCTCGATTCGGATCGGTGGCCCCGGGCCCGGGGGAGCGGCTTGGGCTCCGCTGCCCGCCGGACCTGCCTGGCTGGCGGGCGATTCCGTCGTGGGAGTGGCTGCGCGCCGGGGTCGACGCGCAGCGGGCCGACACCGTGATGCGGGTCCTGCCGGTGGCCCGACGTCTGGAGGAATGTACCCAGCTGCCGCTGGCGACCGCCTGGCGACGGTTGTCCTCAATTCCCGGTGTCGGGGTCTGGACGGTGGCCGAAACGTTCCAGCGCGCACTCGGCGATGCCGACGCGGTGAGCTTCGGGGACTACCACGTCGCAGCGGACATCGGTTGGGCTCTGACGGGTGCTCCGGTGGATGACCTGGCGCTGGAGGCCCTGCTCACGCCCTACGTCGGGCACCGGTACCGCGTGCAGCGGCTCGTGCTGGCCGGGCACCTCACCCGGCCGCGCCGTGGCGCCCGGATCACGCTTCCCACCCATCTGCCGTGA
- a CDS encoding DUF3311 domain-containing protein, whose protein sequence is MSEHQNPDEAPPARVGLLWLTGVLLLIPMLALIPVGWYSRQDPKLGPFPFFIWYQLLWVPLTAGFCWAAYLVVQKARPYRAIQRAEPSASTEGDA, encoded by the coding sequence ATGTCAGAACATCAGAATCCTGATGAGGCACCGCCGGCCAGGGTCGGCCTGCTGTGGCTGACCGGCGTTTTGCTACTCATCCCCATGCTCGCGCTGATTCCGGTCGGGTGGTACTCCCGGCAGGATCCGAAACTGGGCCCGTTCCCGTTCTTCATCTGGTACCAGCTGCTGTGGGTCCCCCTCACCGCCGGTTTCTGCTGGGCCGCCTACCTCGTGGTCCAAAAGGCCCGACCGTACCGTGCGATCCAGCGCGCCGAGCCGTCCGCATCCACCGAAGGTGACGCATGA
- a CDS encoding NRAMP family divalent metal transporter — protein MTDTTLDEKSATRASKANRGAVLGAMFLMATSAIGPGFITQTTTFTAKLGAAFAFAVLASTLIDVAVQLNVWRVVGISGLRVGELGNSVLPGLGWALAGLVVLGGVVFNIGNIGGAGLGTAAMLGMNVKLGGVLSALIAIGIFLVKRAGVALDRIVVVLGGAMILLTGYVAIVSRPPVLSALRNTVAPSTIDLVVITTLIGGTVGGYITYAGAHRALDSGLAGPEHSRDIARSSVIGVLITAVMRALLFLAVLGVVAGGVTLSKDNPSASAFQAAAGEVGLRTFGIILWAASLTSVIGAAYTSVSFLTRRQSSEKLRNLLTVGFIAFCAVIFLIIGSAPVKLLIFAGAFNGLILPIGFTLVLWVAWRRRDLLQGYAYPRWLLIVGVVAWLITLYLGYSSITSLGKLA, from the coding sequence ATGACCGACACGACTCTCGACGAGAAGTCAGCCACCCGAGCATCGAAGGCGAACAGGGGCGCCGTCCTGGGTGCCATGTTCCTGATGGCCACCAGCGCGATCGGGCCGGGTTTCATCACCCAGACCACGACCTTCACCGCGAAACTCGGTGCTGCGTTCGCTTTCGCGGTGCTGGCCTCCACCCTGATCGACGTCGCGGTGCAGTTGAACGTATGGCGCGTCGTGGGGATATCCGGGTTACGGGTCGGTGAGCTCGGCAACTCGGTGCTGCCGGGTCTGGGATGGGCACTGGCGGGCCTGGTCGTGCTGGGCGGGGTGGTGTTCAACATCGGCAATATCGGCGGCGCCGGCCTGGGGACCGCTGCCATGCTCGGTATGAACGTCAAGCTCGGCGGCGTGCTCTCCGCACTGATCGCCATCGGAATCTTCCTGGTCAAGCGGGCCGGCGTCGCCCTGGACCGGATCGTCGTGGTTCTCGGTGGGGCGATGATCCTCCTGACCGGGTACGTCGCGATCGTCTCGCGGCCCCCCGTTCTGTCCGCGCTGCGCAACACCGTCGCACCGAGCACCATCGATCTGGTCGTGATCACCACCCTCATCGGAGGAACCGTCGGCGGCTACATCACCTATGCCGGAGCACACCGCGCGCTGGACTCCGGCCTCGCCGGGCCCGAGCACTCCCGTGACATCGCCCGCAGCTCGGTCATCGGCGTGCTGATCACCGCGGTCATGCGCGCACTGCTCTTCCTCGCAGTGCTCGGTGTGGTCGCCGGCGGGGTGACCCTGTCCAAGGACAATCCCTCGGCCAGTGCATTCCAGGCCGCGGCCGGCGAGGTCGGGCTGCGTACCTTCGGCATCATCCTGTGGGCGGCGAGCCTCACCTCGGTGATCGGCGCGGCCTACACCTCGGTCAGCTTCCTGACCCGCCGGCAGAGTTCGGAGAAGCTACGCAATCTGCTGACCGTGGGCTTCATCGCATTCTGCGCCGTCATCTTCCTGATCATCGGCAGCGCACCGGTAAAACTGCTCATCTTCGCCGGGGCATTCAACGGGCTGATCCTGCCGATCGGGTTCACCCTGGTGCTATGGGTCGCCTGGCGCCGACGGGACCTGCTGCAGGGTTATGCATATCCGCGGTGGTTGCTGATCGTCGGTGTGGTCGCGTGGCTGATCACTCTCTACCTCGGCTACTCCTCCATCACCAGCCTCGGCAAACTCGCATGA
- a CDS encoding allophanate hydrolase subunit 1: MPDVTVLPCGDAALLLELADLDAVFAVVAAIEAQRTTLQLYDVVPGGRTVLVTVAPGRSLDVLSARLTELADQAADIRPGNDTDETTIEVTYDGPDLQDVAQLTGLSTDEVISAHTATPWRVGFGGFAPGFAYLVGGDPRLTVARRAESRTTVPAGSVGLAGEFSGIYPRSSPGGWQLIGHTDAPLWDLERRPPALLQVGTMVRFVARR; the protein is encoded by the coding sequence TTGCCTGACGTAACGGTTCTGCCTTGCGGCGACGCCGCCCTCCTGCTCGAACTGGCCGATCTGGACGCGGTCTTCGCCGTCGTTGCCGCGATCGAGGCGCAGCGCACCACGTTGCAGCTGTACGACGTCGTACCCGGTGGGCGCACCGTCCTGGTGACGGTCGCGCCCGGTCGATCCCTTGACGTGCTCAGCGCGCGACTGACCGAGCTTGCCGACCAGGCCGCGGACATCCGGCCCGGCAACGACACGGACGAGACCACGATCGAGGTGACGTACGACGGACCCGACCTGCAGGACGTCGCGCAGCTGACCGGGCTCAGCACCGATGAGGTGATCAGCGCGCACACGGCGACGCCCTGGCGGGTCGGATTCGGTGGCTTCGCGCCGGGATTCGCCTACCTCGTCGGCGGTGACCCCCGACTCACAGTGGCTCGCCGCGCCGAGTCCCGCACCACCGTTCCGGCCGGATCTGTTGGCTTGGCAGGCGAGTTCAGCGGCATCTACCCCCGGTCCTCACCCGGCGGCTGGCAGTTGATCGGGCACACCGACGCACCGTTGTGGGACTTGGAACGCCGACCGCCGGCACTGCTCCAGGTGGGCACCATGGTCCGATTCGTGGCACGCCGGTGA
- a CDS encoding 5-oxoprolinase subunit PxpA, translated as MTRVDLNSDVGESFGRWTLGDDEAVLAQVSSANVACGFHAGDPTTLRRTCQLAVAAGVVVGAQVGYRDLAGFGRRFLDVAPRELTDDVLYQLGGLDGLCRATGTQVRYLKPHGALYNTIVHHEAQARAVIDAVLEYDPTLPVLGLPGSVFLAQAQARGLRTIAEAFADRGYTPQATLVPRHEPGALLHDPDEVAARMLRLVQQGVITAVDGSTVKVRAQSVCVHGDSPGAVDMARAVRSALVREGVEVGSFA; from the coding sequence ATGACCCGCGTGGACCTGAACAGCGATGTCGGCGAGTCCTTCGGTCGGTGGACACTCGGTGATGACGAGGCCGTCCTCGCGCAGGTGAGCAGTGCCAACGTGGCCTGCGGGTTCCATGCCGGGGACCCGACCACGTTGCGGCGGACCTGTCAGTTGGCGGTCGCTGCCGGTGTGGTCGTCGGCGCCCAGGTCGGATACCGGGATCTGGCCGGTTTCGGTCGGCGGTTCCTGGACGTGGCACCACGGGAGCTGACCGACGACGTGCTCTACCAACTGGGCGGGCTGGACGGACTGTGCCGGGCCACGGGCACCCAGGTGCGGTACCTCAAACCGCACGGCGCGCTGTACAACACGATCGTGCACCACGAAGCCCAGGCGCGGGCCGTGATCGATGCAGTCCTGGAGTACGACCCGACGCTGCCGGTGCTCGGTCTGCCCGGTTCGGTGTTCCTGGCTCAGGCGCAGGCTCGAGGCCTGCGCACGATCGCCGAGGCTTTCGCCGACCGCGGGTACACCCCGCAGGCGACCCTGGTGCCGCGTCATGAGCCCGGGGCGTTGTTACATGACCCGGACGAGGTCGCCGCCCGGATGCTGCGCCTGGTGCAGCAGGGGGTCATCACCGCGGTCGACGGGTCGACCGTCAAGGTGCGGGCACAGTCGGTGTGCGTCCACGGGGACTCACCCGGTGCGGTGGACATGGCGCGCGCCGTGCGATCGGCTCTGGTCCGCGAGGGTGTGGAGGTGGGCAGCTTTGCCTGA
- a CDS encoding biotin-dependent carboxyltransferase family protein produces the protein MNTLTVLATGPLALLQDHGRPGLGGQGVGRSGAADRGSHDLANRLVGNAPDAASIEIVFGGLNVRADHDLIVALTGAPAPATLDGTPVGHNAVLRMPAGSVLALATPRTGLRSYLAVRGGIAVAPVLGSRATDVLSGLGPPALTAGTVLPIAVPARALPILDQAAVWSPPAGAIVLRARRGPRASRVADDPFGRAWTASSRSDRIGIRLEGEPMRFVPDLPELPSEGVVRGALQVPPSGEPVLFLSDHPVTGGYPVIAVVISTDVDLAAQARPGQQIVFRDKS, from the coding sequence GTGAACACCCTGACCGTGTTGGCGACCGGTCCGCTGGCCCTGCTGCAGGACCACGGACGGCCGGGTCTGGGTGGCCAAGGTGTCGGGCGCTCAGGCGCGGCGGACCGTGGGTCGCACGACCTCGCGAACCGGTTGGTCGGCAACGCACCCGACGCCGCCAGCATCGAAATCGTCTTCGGTGGGCTCAACGTGCGCGCTGACCACGACCTGATCGTGGCCCTCACCGGTGCACCCGCCCCCGCAACCTTGGACGGCACCCCCGTCGGTCACAACGCCGTGCTGCGGATGCCCGCCGGGTCGGTCCTCGCCCTCGCCACTCCCCGGACCGGCCTACGCAGCTATCTAGCGGTCCGCGGTGGCATCGCGGTGGCACCGGTACTCGGTTCCCGGGCCACCGACGTCCTGTCCGGCCTCGGGCCACCAGCACTGACAGCGGGAACCGTGCTACCGATCGCAGTGCCCGCACGCGCCCTACCCATCCTGGATCAGGCCGCCGTGTGGTCACCACCGGCCGGCGCCATCGTGCTGCGCGCCCGGCGCGGGCCTCGGGCGAGCCGGGTCGCTGACGACCCGTTCGGCCGCGCATGGACAGCATCCAGCCGTAGCGACCGGATCGGGATCCGACTGGAGGGCGAGCCGATGCGGTTCGTACCTGACCTGCCCGAGCTACCCAGCGAAGGCGTGGTCCGGGGAGCCCTTCAGGTCCCTCCCTCTGGGGAACCGGTCCTGTTCCTGTCCGACCACCCCGTCACCGGTGGATACCCGGTCATCGCCGTCGTAATATCCACCGACGTCGACCTCGCCGCCCAGGCCCGACCCGGGCAACAAATCGTCTTCCGAGACAAATCGTGA
- a CDS encoding glycosyltransferase has product MPAHPTIGVVILHMGDRPDELAEGLATLRAQRDVELDVVVVGNGWQPQGLPDWVRSVYVPVNAGVPEGRNIGVREARGEYLYFHDDDATLPANDVLSRLCGLLQSHPRRAVAVARGADPDGRPAPRRWVPRIDVRDGGRPGSVTCFSEAFCVIRRSAFEQVGGWPGQFFFGHEGIDLAWRLIDAGWDIEYDPSVTIHHPATDAARHDVYYRTNARNRVWVARRRLPLPLVPVYLGTWTGVMMLRAPDARVRSVWLAGFREGWTTDAGARAPMSWRTVGLLTRSGRPPVI; this is encoded by the coding sequence ATGCCTGCCCACCCCACGATCGGCGTGGTGATCCTGCACATGGGTGATCGCCCTGACGAACTCGCCGAGGGGCTCGCGACCCTGCGCGCCCAACGGGATGTCGAACTCGATGTGGTCGTGGTGGGCAACGGCTGGCAGCCGCAGGGGCTCCCGGACTGGGTACGCAGTGTGTACGTGCCGGTCAATGCCGGGGTGCCCGAGGGCCGCAACATCGGGGTCCGCGAGGCGCGCGGCGAGTACCTCTACTTCCACGACGACGACGCCACCCTGCCCGCGAACGACGTGCTGTCCCGGCTGTGCGGGCTGCTGCAATCCCACCCACGTCGCGCTGTCGCGGTGGCGCGCGGCGCGGATCCCGACGGCAGGCCGGCACCGCGCCGCTGGGTCCCGCGCATCGATGTACGCGACGGCGGTCGGCCCGGTTCGGTGACGTGTTTCTCCGAGGCGTTCTGTGTCATCAGGCGGTCCGCTTTCGAGCAGGTCGGAGGCTGGCCCGGTCAGTTCTTCTTCGGGCACGAGGGCATCGATCTGGCCTGGCGGCTGATCGACGCGGGCTGGGACATCGAGTACGACCCGTCGGTCACCATCCATCATCCTGCGACGGATGCAGCCCGCCACGACGTCTACTACCGCACCAATGCACGCAACCGGGTCTGGGTCGCGCGCCGCCGGCTGCCGCTGCCGTTGGTGCCGGTGTATCTGGGCACCTGGACGGGCGTGATGATGCTGCGGGCCCCTGATGCCCGGGTCCGGTCGGTGTGGCTGGCGGGCTTCCGGGAGGGGTGGACCACCGATGCCGGCGCGCGCGCGCCCATGTCGTGGCGCACCGTCGGCCTGTTGACCCGGTCCGGACGACCGCCGGTGATCTGA